A genome region from Pristis pectinata isolate sPriPec2 chromosome 4, sPriPec2.1.pri, whole genome shotgun sequence includes the following:
- the ccng1 gene encoding cyclin-G1 isoform X2 yields MIGIKTEGEHSEILALVNQLNAHLEQEPKYQPRISGLKVIESAHENGIRMTVRLRDFEVKDLLSLSQFFGFSTDTFVLSVSLLDRFLGLMKVQPKHLCCVGLCCMYLAVKATEDEHMIPHVSDLIRISQCRFTVSDMLRMENIILEKLHWRVKGPTALNFLRLYHKLIQNCSASERKEILNLDRLESQLRACSCRFIFSKTKGSILALSVLALEVQTQRLPEVMETIESLQLHSKINDHDLFYWRELVAKCLAEYSSSTCSRPSNKKLMWIVSRRTSRQLQSYHRITPLPTIPEATMSTEREP; encoded by the exons atgattggaattaaaacagaaggAGAGCACAGTGAAATCCTGGCACTCGTAAACCAGCTAAATGCACATTTAGAGCAAGAACCAAAATACCAGCCAAGGATCAGTGGTTTGAAGGTCATTGAATCAGCACATGAAAATGGAATCCGGATGACTGTACGACTGAGAGATTTTGAAGTCAAGGATCTTCTTAGTCTGTCCCAGTTCTTTGGATTTAGCACAGACACATTTGTCCTGTCTGTCTCTTTGCTTGATAGATTCTTGGGGCTAATGAAG GTGCAGCCAAAGCACTTGTGCTGTGTTGGACTTTGCTGCATGTACCTTGCTGTGAAGGCGACCGAAGATGAACACATGATTCCACATGTCAGTGACCTGATTCGAATCAGTCAGTGCAGGTTCACTGTTTCAGATATGCTGAGAATGGAGAATATTATCCTAGAAAAGCTGCACTGGAGGGTGAAAGGTCCAACTGCTTTGAATTTTCTGCGACTATATCACAAGCTTATTCAGAACTGTTCTGCATCTGAAAG GAAGGAGATACTGAATCTTGATCGACTTGAATCACAACTCAGAGCTTGTAGTTGTCGCTTTATCTTCTCCAAGACAAAA GGGTCCATCTTGGCACTGTCAGTCCTTGCTCTGGAGGTCCAAACTCAAAGGTTGCCTGAAGTAATGGAGACCATAGAGAGCCTGCAGTTGCATTCCAAA ATAAATGATCATGATTTATTCTACTGGAGAGAACTTGTTGCAAAATGTTTAGCAGAGTATTCATCATCCACTTGCTCCAGACCAAGTAACAAAAAACTCATGTGGATTGTTTCAAGGCGCACATCTAGGCAACTTCAAAGTTACCATCGTATAACTCCTCTTCCAACAATTCCTGAAGCTACCATGAGTACTGAACGAG AACCTTAA